One window from the genome of Alkalihalobacillus sp. LMS6 encodes:
- a CDS encoding D-alanyl-D-alanine carboxypeptidase family protein has translation MKKYIVPSIIVSLFIVGCSDADTENEESGQYENEPVDEAGIDEANDVIEFNDVITVQGEPIIQNPENIEANVNLVNRLPVDYEPNDLVVPDVRRPYEGIQERSYLREEAADALEQLFYEAELEGHILYANSGFRSFERQYELFKNQQIQSGMDQTLVAQPGFSEHQTGLAMDVSSSSVNFGLTEEFGQTEEGLWIEEHAHLFGFIIRYPEGKEDITGYSYEPWHLRYVGTIANDMYEQSVTYEEFIENVKKM, from the coding sequence ATGAAAAAATATATAGTTCCTTCTATTATCGTTAGTCTTTTTATTGTCGGATGTTCCGATGCAGATACGGAAAACGAAGAGAGCGGGCAATATGAAAATGAACCTGTCGATGAAGCGGGTATTGATGAAGCCAATGATGTAATAGAATTCAATGATGTTATTACCGTTCAAGGTGAGCCCATTATACAGAATCCAGAGAACATTGAGGCGAACGTCAATTTAGTGAACCGTTTACCTGTTGATTATGAACCAAACGATTTAGTTGTACCAGATGTTCGCAGACCTTACGAAGGCATCCAAGAACGCTCTTACTTACGAGAAGAAGCGGCAGATGCATTAGAGCAATTATTTTATGAGGCCGAGCTAGAGGGCCATATTTTATATGCAAATTCTGGGTTTCGCTCATTTGAACGCCAGTACGAGTTATTTAAGAACCAACAAATTCAAAGCGGGATGGACCAAACGTTAGTTGCTCAACCTGGATTTAGTGAACATCAAACAGGCCTAGCAATGGATGTGTCATCTTCTAGCGTAAACTTTGGCTTAACGGAAGAATTTGGCCAAACAGAAGAAGGGCTATGGATTGAAGAGCATGCCCATTTGTTTGGATTTATCATTCGCTATCCAGAAGGGAAAGAAGACATCACAGGCTACAGCTATGAGCCATGGCATTTAAGGTATGTTGGCACGATCGCAAATGATATGTATGAACAATCTGTGACGTACGAGGAATTTATTGAAAATGTAAAGAAAATGTAA
- a CDS encoding YesL family protein gives MEMNGLMGGVYRITEWIMRLAAINLLWIAFTVGGLIVGGLFPATQATFAMTRQWIRGETDLPIFKTFLHYFKKDYWKVQIMGFSLTLIGFILYIDLLFIYQSTNSFVQLLTFPLLILTLIYALTCFYAFSAFVHYELPVFKLLKHAALHTVVRPFLSVGMMTSFVASVFLMFQFPGVLPFFGVSIPVFLLMWFSHTGFVRNEERQKSQAA, from the coding sequence ATGGAAATGAACGGACTTATGGGTGGCGTCTATCGTATAACAGAATGGATTATGCGCTTAGCAGCCATTAATTTGCTTTGGATCGCTTTTACAGTAGGCGGATTAATTGTAGGTGGATTATTTCCGGCTACTCAAGCCACTTTTGCAATGACTAGACAATGGATACGCGGAGAAACCGATTTACCTATTTTCAAAACCTTCTTGCATTATTTCAAGAAAGATTATTGGAAAGTTCAAATAATGGGCTTTTCATTGACATTGATTGGGTTTATTCTCTATATTGATCTTTTGTTTATTTACCAATCGACAAATTCATTCGTACAGCTATTAACGTTTCCTCTGCTCATTTTAACGCTCATTTACGCATTAACTTGTTTTTATGCATTCAGCGCGTTTGTTCATTATGAGTTACCTGTTTTTAAACTACTAAAACATGCTGCGCTACATACAGTGGTTCGCCCGTTTTTAAGCGTTGGTATGATGACAAGCTTTGTTGCCTCTGTTTTTCTTATGTTTCAATTTCCTGGCGTCTTGCCTTTCTTCGGCGTCTCCATTCCTGTTTTCCTACTCATGTGGTTTTCTCATACAGGGTTTGTACGCAATGAAGAAAGACAAAAAAGCCAAGCAGCCTAA